A stretch of Physeter macrocephalus isolate SW-GA chromosome 8, ASM283717v5, whole genome shotgun sequence DNA encodes these proteins:
- the SAP30L gene encoding histone deacetylase complex subunit SAP30L isoform X2: protein MNGFSTEEDSREGPPAAPAAAPGYGQSCCLIEDGERCVRPAGNASFSKRVQKSISQKKLKLDIDKSVDLFQLQVNTLRRYKRHYKLQTRPGFNKAQLAETVSRHFRNIPVNEKETLAYFIYMVKSNKSRLDQKSEGGKQLE from the exons ATGAACGGCTTTAGCACCGAGGAGGACAGCCGGGAAgggccccccgccgcccccgccgccgccccgggCTACGGCCAGAGCTGCTGCCTCATCGAGGACGGCGAGCGCTGCGTCCGGCCCGCGGGCAACGCCTCCTTCAGCAAGAGGGTCCAGAAGAGCATCTCGCAGAAGAAACTCAAGCTGGACATCGATAAGAGC GTTGATCTGTTCCAGCTGCAGGTGAACACTCTCCGACGTTATAAACGGCACTACAAATTGCAGACCAGACCAGGCTTCAATAAGGCCCAGTTAGCAGAA ACTGTCAGCCGACACTTCAGGAACATACCCGTGAATGAAAAGGAGACGCTCGCTTACTTCATCTACATGGTGAAGAGTAACAAGAGTAGACTGGACCAGAAATCAGAGGGCGGCAAGCAGCTTGAGTGA
- the SAP30L gene encoding histone deacetylase complex subunit SAP30L isoform X1, whose product MNGFSTEEDSREGPPAAPAAAPGYGQSCCLIEDGERCVRPAGNASFSKRVQKSISQKKLKLDIDKSVRHLYICDFHKNFIQSVRNKRKRKTSDDGGDSPEHDTDIPEVDLFQLQVNTLRRYKRHYKLQTRPGFNKAQLAETVSRHFRNIPVNEKETLAYFIYMVKSNKSRLDQKSEGGKQLE is encoded by the exons ATGAACGGCTTTAGCACCGAGGAGGACAGCCGGGAAgggccccccgccgcccccgccgccgccccgggCTACGGCCAGAGCTGCTGCCTCATCGAGGACGGCGAGCGCTGCGTCCGGCCCGCGGGCAACGCCTCCTTCAGCAAGAGGGTCCAGAAGAGCATCTCGCAGAAGAAACTCAAGCTGGACATCGATAAGAGC GTAAGGCACCTGTATATTTGCGATTTCCACAAAAATTTCATCCAGAGTGTacgaaataaaaggaagaggaagacaagTGACGATGGTGGAGATTCTCCTGAGCATGACACTGACATTCCTGAG GTTGATCTGTTCCAGCTGCAGGTGAACACTCTCCGACGTTATAAACGGCACTACAAATTGCAGACCAGACCAGGCTTCAATAAGGCCCAGTTAGCAGAA ACTGTCAGCCGACACTTCAGGAACATACCCGTGAATGAAAAGGAGACGCTCGCTTACTTCATCTACATGGTGAAGAGTAACAAGAGTAGACTGGACCAGAAATCAGAGGGCGGCAAGCAGCTTGAGTGA